The sequence GCTATCCAAGCTTGCTTTAAGCAAGGAGGTTTAGGTATAAAAGTGGCTTGTTCTGGACGTTTGGCTGGAGCTGAAATAGCAAGAACAGAGTGGTATAGAGAAGGTAGAGTGCCTTTGCATACTTTAAGGGCTAATATTGACTATGCGACTGCTGAAGCTATGACAACTTATGGAGTTATAGGTATAAAGATTTGGGTCTATAGGGGTGATCATGTGGAAAATAGAAAGAAACATAATTAATTTTGAAGTAAGATAATGTTAGCTCCAAAAAAACAAAAATTTAGAAAAGCACATAAGGGGCGAGTCTCCTCAAAGGCGAAATCTGGTACTATGCTGGCTTTTGGTTCCTTTGGCTTGAAATCGTTAGATGGTTTAAGGGTTACTGCAAGGCAAATAGAGGCAGCAAGAAAGGCGGCTGTTCGTTGTATGAAAAGGCAGGGTAGACTATGGATTAAGATTTTTCCTGATTTGCCTGTATCAAAAAAGCCTGCGGAAGTTAGAATGGGTAAGGGGAAAGGATCTACTGAATTTTTTGCAGTAAGGGTATCACCTGGCAGAATTATGTTTGAAATTGAAGGGGTTACAGATGATGTAGCTACTAGGGCTCTTGAACTTGCTAGTGCAAAGTTGCCTGTAAGAACAAAGATAGTGAGGCGTTATGAATAATTTGAGGTTATCTACAAAGGAATTAGTTGGACAGACTGTGGAAGAACTTCACAAAAAGAGAATTTTGTTTAAAAAAGAACTTTTTAATTTAAGATTTCAAAGAACGTTAGGTGAATTAGAAAATACTAGTAGGTTTTCTTTTGTAAAAAAAACAATAGCTCGTATTAATACAGAGTTAACCATAAGATCAAAAACTGGAGAATAGAGAAATGCCGAGAAGAGTGTTACAGGGCGTTGTTGTAAGTTCAAAAACTGATAAGACTATTACAGTTAAAGTAGAACGTAGGTTTAAGCACCCTATGTATAAAAAAATTGTGAAAGTTTCTAAAAAATACGCCGCTCATGATCCAGAGAATACATATAAAGATGGTGATAAGGTTAGTATAGTTGAAAGTCGTCCTATATCTAAGACTAAGTCGTGGGTAGTATTAGGGAATATGAAGGTATCGATTCAATGATAGATTTACCGTGCAGCTTTTTTGTGTGTTTCGGTTCTTTCTTAGTGGAAATGTTGCATTTACTTATTAAAAAAGTATACTCAAGTATAAGCTGGAGAATAGTGAGTTTTATTCTTTGACTTTGTTGTTTAGATTGTTTATTTTGTTGCGTTATTAAATTCTTAAGTGGAAGTATAGTTATGATTCAGATGCAGAGCATCTTAAATGTTGCAGATAATTCTGGTGCTAAAAAGGTTATGTGTATTAAAGTGCTTGGTGGTTCCCATCACATGATAGCAAATCTTGCGGATGTAATTGTGGTATCTATAAAAGAAGCGTTGCCAAATGGTAAAGTAAAAAAGGGTGATGTGCATAGAGCTCTACTTGTCAGAACAAAAAAAGGTGTTAGAAGAGCGGATGGTAGTACAATTAAGTTTGATTCCAATGCGGTGGTACTTTTAAACAAGCAGGGAGAGCCAATAGGTACAAGGGTTTTTGGTCCTGTAACTAGAGAATTAAGGACAAAAAGATTCGTTAAGATTATGTCGCTGGCAGAAGAGGTATTGTAATGATTAAGTTAAAGATCAAGAAAGGTGATGAAGTTATTGTTATTACCGGAAAAAATAAGGGAAAAAGGGGTAAAGTATTAAAAGTTTTCCCAGAGCAGAATAGAGCTATTGTCTCAGGTGTGAATATTGCTCGCAAGCATGTTAAGCCAAGTAAAACAAGTGAAGGTGGCATAGTGTCAAAGGAATTATCAATAGATATTTCCAATGTTGCTCATATAGATCCTAAGACAGGTAACCCTACAAAAATTGCTTTTAAATTTTTAGAAGATGGTTCTAAAGTAAGAGTAGCTAAAAAATCTGGTGAAATTATCAGTAAGGAAGGTAAATAATGTTGTTCAGGTTTAAAGATTTATATGGTAAAGAGATTGTACCAAGTTTACAGAAAAAGTTTGCCTATGATAATAAACATCAGATACCTAAGGTTATAAAAATTGTTGTTAATATGGGAGTTGGTGAAACGGTTGCTGATTCTAAGATAATTAATAATGCTGTCAATGATCTAACTTTAATTTCAGGGCAAAAGCCTTTAATAACTGAGGCCAAGAAGTCTATTGCTACTTTTAAACTTCGTGAAGGTATGAAAGTTGGTTGTAAAGTTACTTTGCGTAAAGATAGAATGTATGATTTTCTTGAGAGGTTAGTGCTTGTTGCTCTACCGCGTATAAAAGAGTTTAGAGGTTTCTCAAGTAAAAGTTTTGATGGTAGGGGTAATTTTACTTTTGGTGTAAAAGAACAGATTGTTTTCCCAGAAATTAATTACGACAAGATAGATGTAATTCGTGGTATGGATATCACGATTGTTACAAGTGCTACAAATAATGAAGAAGGTAAATTACTACTTTCAGGCTTTAATTTGCCTTTTTATAATTAATTTTAGAAGAAAAAAGATGGCTAAAGTAAGTTCTATAAAAAAGAATAATAGAAGAAGAAAGATGGCACAAAGTTTGTATAATAAGCGTGCTAAGTTAAGAGATAAGATTTATGATAAAACTTTATCTTTAGAAGAGAGGTTTTCGCTAGTTATGGTTCTAGCTAAGTTACCTAGGAATTCGGCTATGAATAGAGTTCGAAATAGGTGTGAACTGACTGGACGTTCAAGAGGGGTGTACAGTAAATTTGGTTTATCAAGAAATAAGTTGAGAGAGCTTGGTAGTAAGGGATTGGTTCCTGGTTTAATTAAAGCAAGTTGGTAAAAAGTAGGTTTATCGTATGTCAATGACAGATAATATAGCAGATATGCTGACTAGAATTAGAAATGGTCAAAATAGTAAATTGATGAGTATATCTTTACCTTCTTCAAAAATAAAATGTGCCATTTTGGATGTTTTAAAAAAGGAAGGTTATATTAAAGAATATACAGTTGTTAAGAATGGTAATATAAGTCACATTGAGGTAGATTTAAAATATTCCGTTAATGGGAAACCTGCTATATGCGAAATAAATAGGGTTTCAAAACCAGGTAAGAGGATTTATTCTTCCATTGATAAACTAAAAGGATATTATAACAATATGGGGATTTATATTCTTTCTACTTCTAGAGGAGTGTTATCTGATAGAGAAGCACATAGCCAAAAGATTGGCGGTGAAGTAATTTGTAAAGTGTTTTAAGGTATAAAAATGTCACGTGTTGGAAAATTGCCAGTCCCTGTACCTGAAGGGGTAAAAGTTGAGCTTGATGGTTTGAAAGTTAATGTTGTCGGTCCTAAGGGAGAAATGACAAAGACTTTTGCAGGGAGTATAGCAATTTCATTGCAAGATAATCAGCTTTTTGTCAAGCCATTAGCAGAGACTAAAGGTGCTAGATCCATGTGGGGTACAGCACGGAGTATAATAAATGGTATGATAAAAGGTGTTAATGAAGGTTTTACAGAAGAGCTGGAAGTTAATGGTGTTGGTTATAAGGCTTTGGTGAAAGATAAATACTTAAACTTGATGCTTGCTAAAAGTCATAATACTAAAATAGAAATACCTCAAAATATAAAAGTTACCGCTCCTAAACAAAATCAGATTATATTGCAAAGTGTTGACAAAGAAAAATTAGGTCAGTTTATATCAATTATTATAAAACAGAGACCACCTGAGCCATATAATGGCAAAGGTATTAAACGCAAAGGTCAATATGTTCAAAGAAAAGAAGGGAAGAAAAACTAAAATTTAAGAGTTAAATATGCGTAGTTCAAAGTTAAAATTTGAGACAAGAAAGGTTAGAGTAAGGTCTAAGATATCAAAGGTATCAAACAGAATAAGATTATCTGTTTTTAAGTCTGGAAAGCATATATATGCACAAGTTATAGATGATAAACAATCAATAACTATTGCTTCTGCTTCAACCTTGGATAAAGAAATTAGACAGTTAAAAAAATCCAACTGTAATGTTGGTACAGCCACAAAAGTAGGCGAGTTAATAGGGGAGAGAGCCTCGCTTAAAGGAGTACAAGAAGTTGTATTCGATAAGGGGGGGTATAAATATCATGGTGTTGTTAAGGCATTGGCTGATGCAGCAAGAAAGAAAATGAATTTTTAATCTTAGGTTTAAGAAATGGCTAAAGCTAAAAAAAATATGGGTGAAGCATTAACCGAAACTTTGGTGGATGTAAACAGAGTTACTAAAGTAGTAAAAGGTGGCAGAAAATTCTCTTTTTCTGCTTGTATTGTGGCGGGTGATAAAGCTGGTAAGGTTGGCTATGGTCATGGTAAAGCGAAAGAGGTAACAGAAGCTAGAGCTAAGGCTACCCAAGAAGCAAGGAAAGATATGATTAGAGTCCCTCTTTATCAGAGTAGGACCATTCACCATGACGTTATTGGTAAAAGCGGAGCAGCAAAAGTCATTTTGAGAAGAGCTAAGGCGGGTACTGGGGTTATTGCTGGTGGTGCTATGAGGGCTATTTTTGATTCTTTAGGAGTTCATGATATTGTGGCTAAATCTTTAGGTTCTAGTAATGTATATGCAATGATTGCTGCGACTTTTGATGCGTTATCTCAGCTTTCTTCTCCAAAGAATATTGCTGAAAGGAGAGGAAAGAACATAAATGAGATATCGACTCAATCTATAAAAGGGCAACAAGAAGTAATATCAGAATAATTTGAGTATATTCTTAGTGGTGTGATAAAAAGATGTTATAATTGTGAAAGCTTATTAGTGTTTGGAATTAGGGGTATCACACAACGTCATTGCGAGAAACCATTTTAGTAATGACGAAACAATCCAAGAGGTTAGGTGTAGGCGTCAGCAATGTTTTGGATTGATGTTGTCGCCTTTGGTTTCTCGCAATGACATTGGCTATTTTCCTGTGACTTTTAAATTGACCTGTTGTGTGGGAATGACATTGATGGTTGTAGAAGGGTTTTTTGTTAAAGTAATGTTATAAGTAATAATTGGGTTGGTAAAAATCTATGAATAGTGATAAAGAAAAAATGAATGATGCAAAGGTTAAAGTTACCCAAATTGGTAGTACTATAGGCCGTAAATATGATCAGGAAGAAACCTTGATAGGCTTAGGTTTAAATAAGATGCATAAATCTGTTATTTTAAAAGATACCAGCTCTATTAGAGGGATGATCAAGAAGGTACAACATTTGTTAAAAGTAGAAAATATAAATTAGAGTTTAGAAAATGAAGTTAAATGAGTTATCTAACAATTTTGGTGCCAAGAGAGATAAAAAAAGGGTAGGGCGCGGTATTGGTAGCGGTAAAGGTAAAACATGTGGTAGAGGTGTTAAGGGGCAAAAATCTAGATCTGGTGTAGCTATCAAAGGTTTTGAAGGTGGGCAGATGCCAATGATTAAAAGGTTACCAAAGAGAGGGTTTAATTGTCCTAATTCTAAGAAATATAATGTAGTGAATATTGCTGATATAGAGTTTTTAATATCAGAAAGTCGTTTGAGTTCAACGGAAGTTATAACAAAAGAGAAATTAGTTGAAGTAGGGTTAATTAAGAATAGTAATTTATTGGTTAAGTTATTATCTGTTAGCAGCGGTGAATTTAATAGTCCCTTATCGTTTCAGTTAGATGCTTATTCGGCATCTGCTAAAAAGATAATTGAACAGGTTGGTGGTCAAATATTGTAATTTATGAGCTTAAATTCCACACAAAAATCTAATAAAGACCTAGCTAATAGAGTTATTTTTACTATCCTAGTTCTTATAGTATGTAGATTTGGTTCATTTATCCCTATAGCGGGCATTGATTCGGTTGCGTTAAGCAGTGTAGCTGAACAAAATCAGTCTGGTATACTTGGTATGTTTAACATGTTATCTGGAGGGTCTCTAGGTAGGATGTCTATTTTTGCTTTAGCAATTATGCCATACATAACTGCATCAATTATTATTCAATTGATGTCAATAGCCTATAAACCCTTAGAAAATTTAAAAAAAGAAGGTGAGATTGGTAAAAGAAAAATCAATCAATTATCTAGGTATTTAACTGTTTTATTAGCTTCTTTTCAGGCGTATGGTGTTGCAATAAGTTTGGAACATGTTGTAACTAATGTAGGGCCTGTAGTGATTATACCTGGGATTTTTTTCAAGGTTACTACAGTTATCACTTTAGTTGTAGGTACTATGTTCTTGATGTGGCTTGGTGAGCAGATCACTGGTAGAGGTATTGGCAATGGTTCCTCATTGATTATATTTATAGGTATAGTATCTGGAGTACCAAGTGCTATTATAAGTATGTTTGAGTTATCAAGAAATGGAGGTTTGTCTCCCATAGTGGTGATGGCTATTTGTTTAGGAGTTATTTTAATTATAGCCATGATAATTTTCTTTGAGAAAGCACAAAGGAAAGTTTTGGTGCAATACCCAAAGAGGCAGGTTGGTAATAAAATTTATGGTGGTGATTCAACTCATATGCCCCTTAAACTCAATACTTCTGGGGTAATACCACCAATATTTGCTAGTTCAATTTTATTGTTTCCTGTAACAATAGCTAATTTTTCTGGCAATAATTCGGAAATTATGAGTTTATTAACTTTCCATTTAGGGCATGGAAAACCTCTGTATATTTTGTTGTATGTTGCGTTAATAATGTTTTTCAGCTTTTTTTATACAGCAATAGTCTTTAATTCAGAAGAAACAGCAAATAACTTAAGAAAATATGGGGCATATATTCCTGGAAAAAGACCTGGTAAAAATACCTCGGAATATTTTGATTATTTGTTAACTAGATTAACTGTCATAGGTGGTATATATCTTAGTTTTATATGTGTAGTTCCTGAAATGTTAATGAATAAATATGCCGTATCTTTTGCTCTAGGGGGAACAAGTTTTTTAATTGTTGTCAATGTTGTTCTAGATACATTTGCACAAATTCAAACTCATTTATTTAGTAGTAGATATGAGGGGCTAATAAAAAAAATGAAGTTAAAAAACTAGTTTGCTGTTATTAGTTGACACAAATAGGTTATTGATGTTGTTATAAGTTCCTAAATGTTATTGCGAGGAGGGTGTAATCCGATGAAGCAATTGTAAGTTATCATTTCTGTGTAAGGCGGAAATCTGATATCCTCTACGTATCACAGGGATGATACAAAACAGGATTGCTTCGTTGCTACTACAGTAGCTCCTCGCAATGACAGAGAGAGGCTATCTAGAACCTTAACGGGTTAGCATATTAGCTATAAATGATTGAGTGGGGTAATAAATAAGGGGAGAACAATGTTATATTTAGGTGAGTAGATGAATATCCTGAAATATTTTGCAGCTAATTTTAAAATAATGTATTTTATAGCTTAGTGGAAAGTATATATTATGTTATATATCTAAAGATGGGTTTAAAGTGATTATAGTGCTTATAGGAACTCCTGGCTCAGGTAAGGGAACTCAAGGGCAGTTATTGGCAAAAAAGTTAAAATTACCTCATGTGTCTACTGGTGATATATTTAGACAAATGGTAAAGGTCAATAACGAAGAGGGGTTGTTAATTCAAGAATATATGGCACAAGGAAAGCTTGTACCTTATAAATTGGTAAATAATGTAGTTAAAAAGTTTTTAACTCAAGATATGTATAAAAATGGTTATGTTCTAGATGGTTACCCCCGTAATTTAGAGCAAGCTAGTTTTCTTAGAGAATTTGCTAACCAAAAGATTAAAGTGGTATTTTTTGACATAGATGATCAAGTAATTATCAAGAGGGTTTTAGGTAGATTTAGTTGTGCAGATTGTAAACAAATTTATAATAGTTACTTTATTAAACCTAAGATTGATAATATCTGTGATGTTTGTGGATCAGATAGGTTCATTCATCGACAAGATGATGATGAACAGACTATTAGACATAGAATAGAAGAATATAAGATAGAAACTTATCCGTTGCTTAGCTATTATAGGGATAATAGTGAGTTCTATGTTGTTGATGCAAATAAGGGTAAGCAAGAAGTAGAATGTGTTTTAGATAAAATGTTAGAAATTATTTGACTTTAAGGGATATTTTTATATTATTCCCTTTTGGTTGTTATCAAAATTTTGGAGATTATTTGTGGCAAGAATAGCGAGTGTTAACATTCCAGCAAACAAAAGATTAGTAGTGAGTTTAACATATATTTATGGACTTGGTTCTTCTGCTGCAGGAAAGATTTGTCAGAAAAGTGGAATATCTGAGAGTAAAAGGGTTAAAGACTTAAATGATCAAGAACTTATTGTTTTACGTAATATTATTGAAAAAGAATATAAAGTAGAAGGTGATTTAAGAAGAGAAGTAACTCTTAACATCAAGAAGAAAAAGGATATTAGAAGTTACCAAGGTCTTAGACATATAAGAAAATTGCCTGTGCGAGGACAAAATACTCATTCTAATGCTAGAACAAGAAAAGGCAAAGCTGTTGCGATTGCCGGTAAGAAAAAAGTTACAAAGTAATATGGTATAATGATGAGTCAGACTAATACTAAGATCAAGAAAAAAAGAAAAAATATAACTCTTGGTGTTGTTCATATAAAAACAACTTTTAATAATACTATTGTTACTTTTACAGACGTGCAAGGTAATGCTATAGCGTTCTCAACAGCCGGTACACATGGTTTTAAGGGGGCTAGAAAAGCTACTCCTTATGCTGCTCAAATAACTGTTGATAAAGCTTCAGAAGCAGCAAAAGAGCATGGTCTTAAAACTGTTTCAATTAGAGTGCAAGGGGCAGGGGTACAAAGGGAATCGGCTATGCGTGCAGTGTTTAGTCAAAATTTTATCGTTACATCAATTTTGGATGTTTCAGCTGTTGCCCATAACGGTGTTAGGGCACCAAAGAGAAGAAGAGTATAGAGACATAGGTAGTAAATAATGTTATCATTAAATAAAAACTGGAACTCGTTGATCAAGCCTTCTAAGATAGTTTATGACAGTCCTGATAAAAATACTAATATAGTAAAAATTGTAGTTGAACCTTTAGAGAGGGGCTTTGGTTTAACGTTGGGTAATGCTATGAGGAGAATTCTACTTTCATCTCTTCAGGGTGCTGCTATAACCTCGATAAAGATACCAGGGGTAGTGCATGAATTTTCTGCTATAACTGGTGTTAAGGAAGATTTAGTTGATGTAGTTTTAAATCTTAAGTCTGTAGTCATTAAGATGCATTCTTCAGAAAGAAAGGTTGTAAGATTGAGTGCTACTGGTCCTTGCGTTGTAACTGCCGGTATGATTGGCACAGGTCATGACGTGGAGATACTAACTCCTAATCATGTAATTTGTACCTTGGCAAAAGGAGCGCAGCTTGAAATGGAATTAGTGTGTGAGGTAGGAAAAGGTTATGTTTCTGCGGTGAGTAATGTTGAGTCGGAATCAGCTATTGGAGTAATCCCAATAGACGCATTATTCAGTCCTGTAAGGAAGGTTACCTATAAAGTTGATAATACACGTGTTGGTCAGGTTACAGATTATGACAAATTAGTTATGACTGTTGAAACTAATGGTAGTCTCTCACCTGAGATGTCTATAGCACTTGCTGCTAGGATATTGCAAGATCAGTTACAATTATTTATTACATTTGAAGATCAAGTAGAAGATAAGCAGGATAAATTGGAAGAATTATCATTTAATCCGGCATTATTGAAGAAGGTTGAGGAATTAGAGCTATCTGTTAGGTCTCAAAATTGTTTGAAAAATGATAATATAATTTATATAGGAGATCTTGTCATCAAGACAGAAGGGGAAATGCTGAGAACTCAGAATTTTGGTAGAAAATCTCTTAATGAGATTAAGGATATATTAGCCAGTTTTGGCTTGAAATTTGGTATGGACGTAGCAGGGTGGCCTCCTGAGAATATTCAGGATCTATCTAAGCGTTACGAAGATCCATATTAATTTAAGGTAAAATAATATGCGACATAAAATTAAGGGTAGAAAACTCAATAGGACGAGTAGTCATAGACAAGCAATGTTTGCTAATATGGCTGTGGCGCTTGTAATGAATGAGCAAATAAAAACTACTTTACCTAAAGCTAAAGAGCTTAGACCTTATATTGAGGTGTTAGTAACTAAAGCTAAGAAATCTGATTTAGCGGCTAGAAGAATGGTGCTTGCTAAAATTAAAGATAAAGTGGCAACTGAAAAACTTATTAGCGTTTTAGGCAAAAGATATAGTGAGCGTTCAGGTGGATATACTAGAATAATAAAGGCTGGATATCGTCATGGGGATATGGCATCAGTGGCTTATATTGAGTTCGTTGATAGAGATGTAAATAGTAAGGGCTGTATGACCCCAAAAGTAGAAAGTCATGAGCATGAAGAACAAAATTAATGAATCTGTAGGAAAATAATAAATATGGCTAATCATTCATCAGCAAAAAAGGCAATAAGACAAACAGTCAAAAAAACTTTAATAAATAAGAATAGATCGAGTAGAATTAAAACATATTTAAAAAAAGTTTTGGAAGAAGTTACTAGTGGTTCAAAAGAATCAGCCAGATTAGCTTTGATTGTTGCACAATCTGAAATAATGAAAGGTGTAACAAAAAATATTATCAAATTAAATACAGCCTCACGTAAGATCAGTAGATTATCTCAGAAAATTAAAAACATGAATTAGTCTCTCCGTCAGAAGTCTTACTTTTACCCACAAATATAAAATTAAGTACAAAATAATATTGAATTATATAGTCGCGACTTGTCTTCGAGATAAATATGAGCAAGGATTATGCTTCAAAGTAGGGTTGCTATGCGGTGTGTAGGACAAAAGTTTACATTTTAGTTACTGGCTATACATTATCATTTTACAGATTTTATCATTTGGGGCATAGTTAAATCAAATAAATTCAACAAATTTTGTTGAAACTCGCTTAATTTTGATAATCTTGCTACTTTACAACCTTTGATAGTATAATACAAAAAACATATTTTATCCAACTCTCTTAATGCTTCCTCAATGGTCACATTATATTTACCATCCTTAGTTACTCCACAACCATGTTTCAACTTATTTTTCATATAGTGTCATATTTTTAATGCCAACATACAGACAAATACATGTCCCTTTGTTCTATTGCTTTTCCTTAAAAAAATCGGCCTTACTTCCAGCAATCCCGTCTTCATACTGCTAAAATTCGATTCTACTTCATGTAGATTATGGTAGGCTTTATCAACCAATTCTTTACTCATCAGTTTAGACACTGTTAACAAAGCTTATTCAATTGGTGAATAAGCTTTGTTAACAGTGTCGCAGGTGGTATGGATATTGGCTTTGAGCTGGGTTCAAGACAATTTGGGCAAACGAATATGACAAAACAATTGCTCCTTCTTATCAAAACTACTTTCCTGAATCAAAGTTTGATGGGCGTTCTATTCTGGATATTCCAGATAAAGATATTCCATTTGCGCAACAGGTGTTGTAGTACCTGCCTTATTCAATCAATTCTACTATAGAATCTTTTTATTCTGTAGAGCTTTACTGGCTACATCGAAGTCACTAAATGGTAGTTTTGCATTACCGATTATCTGATAATTTTCGTGACCTTTGCCGGCAATCAGCAAAATATCATCTTTTTGTAAATTATTTATCGTCTTGGTAATTGCTATTTTTCTATTTTTTATTTCTATAAAACTATTAGTGATCGCTATAATAGCTTGTATAATGTGCTGCCGTATTGATTTTGGATCTTCGTTTCTCGGATTATCATCAGTGATAATAAACTCATCGGCAATTTTCGCTGCAATTTCTCCCATTAACGGTCTTTTACTACTATCTCTATTCCCGCCACAACCAAAAACTACTTTCAATAACCCTTTATCTGATTTTATTTTTCTCAGCTCTAGTAAACTTTTTTCTAAGGCATCTGGGGTATGAGCATAGTCAATAAAAATATTACTATTACCCACTCTCTCTAAACGTCCTTTAACCGCTTTAACTTGTGGTAATTTTAGTATCACTTGTTCCAAAGGAAAGCCAGTCAAATGCACCATCATAACGGCAATCAGCAAGTTGGTTGCTTGAAAACTACCAACTATATCGGTAGTAAAATTATATTTCTGCCCGTTATAAGTACAAATTGTACTGTCGATAACTTTCAGATCACCATTCATACCAACAGTTAAAAATTTTATATTACGTTCCTGTAAATAACTTTTGATATAATCTAATTGTTCTATTTCCGAGTTTAGTACAGCAACTCCTGTTTGCGATAAATTATCTGTAAATAATTTTAGTTTGGCTAAAAGATAATTATCCATATTTTGATGATAGTCAAGATGATCTTGACTAAAGCTAGTAAAGCAGGCAGCATTTACTTTTATACCACATAATCTTTGTTGATCTAGACCATGGCTAGAAGCCTCAAAAGCTACATATCTTGTGTTAATCTCCGCTAACTTATGTAAAATATGCCTAAAAGTTACAGGGTCAAGAGTAGTAAGAGCCGGGGATTTGTCTAAAATTTCTTGGATGTTTGTTAAATCCAAACCACCCGAACATTCTACGCCAATGGTCCCGATAGAACAGCTGGGTACTCCTAGTAATGTGTATAGTTGCCTACAATAGGATACTACCGAGGTTTTACCGTTAGTACCAGTAGCAGCTACCATATATTGTGGTAATAAAGGGTAGAGAATATCAGCAGCTTGGCTCAATGCCAGCCGTGCATCACTCACAAGAGTTACATGTATATCATTGGCAATAATGCTAGGGTTGCTTAAACTCTTAGCATCATCTGTAATAATGAATTTCACTCCTTTATTTATTGCATCATCAATAAATTTATTACCATCAAAATCTACTCCTTTAATCGCAAAGAATATGTCACCAGCTTTAGCTAATCTAGAGTCAAAACATAAACTACGAGAATTCATTTGAGAGATAATTTTGTTATCAAATAATTTTTGCATACATGTATACAATTTAAATATATAGCTAATCCGTTAGAGTTCTAGATAATCTCCGTCATTGCAAGACCACGTGAGTGTAGTGGCAATCCATTTCTACTCACTTTTTGGATTGCTTCATCGCTACTAGTAAGTAGCTTCTTGCAATGACCAAGGAATTATCTAAAACTTATTCTGGTTAGCTATAACAAACAAGTAAAGAATTTACTTGTAAAACTCTTACTAGTCAATCAATCAGTGCATTAGGAATCAATAAATTTTTTACAAGCCACTCCTGTTAATAATGATTGACTCGCTGGCAAGTTGGTATAATATAAATTAAAACTTATAAAGGATATTGTTATGTTAAAAAATTACT comes from Candidatus Tisiphia endosymbiont of Nemotelus nigrinus and encodes:
- the rplE gene encoding 50S ribosomal protein L5, with amino-acid sequence MFRFKDLYGKEIVPSLQKKFAYDNKHQIPKVIKIVVNMGVGETVADSKIINNAVNDLTLISGQKPLITEAKKSIATFKLREGMKVGCKVTLRKDRMYDFLERLVLVALPRIKEFRGFSSKSFDGRGNFTFGVKEQIVFPEINYDKIDVIRGMDITIVTSATNNEEGKLLLSGFNLPFYN
- the rplF gene encoding 50S ribosomal protein L6, translated to MSRVGKLPVPVPEGVKVELDGLKVNVVGPKGEMTKTFAGSIAISLQDNQLFVKPLAETKGARSMWGTARSIINGMIKGVNEGFTEELEVNGVGYKALVKDKYLNLMLAKSHNTKIEIPQNIKVTAPKQNQIILQSVDKEKLGQFISIIIKQRPPEPYNGKGIKRKGQYVQRKEGKKN
- the rplN gene encoding 50S ribosomal protein L14, yielding MIQMQSILNVADNSGAKKVMCIKVLGGSHHMIANLADVIVVSIKEALPNGKVKKGDVHRALLVRTKKGVRRADGSTIKFDSNAVVLLNKQGEPIGTRVFGPVTRELRTKRFVKIMSLAEEVL
- the rpmD gene encoding 50S ribosomal protein L30 → MNDAKVKVTQIGSTIGRKYDQEETLIGLGLNKMHKSVILKDTSSIRGMIKKVQHLLKVENIN
- the rplP gene encoding 50S ribosomal protein L16 codes for the protein MLAPKKQKFRKAHKGRVSSKAKSGTMLAFGSFGLKSLDGLRVTARQIEAARKAAVRCMKRQGRLWIKIFPDLPVSKKPAEVRMGKGKGSTEFFAVRVSPGRIMFEIEGVTDDVATRALELASAKLPVRTKIVRRYE
- the rpsE gene encoding 30S ribosomal protein S5 encodes the protein MAKAKKNMGEALTETLVDVNRVTKVVKGGRKFSFSACIVAGDKAGKVGYGHGKAKEVTEARAKATQEARKDMIRVPLYQSRTIHHDVIGKSGAAKVILRRAKAGTGVIAGGAMRAIFDSLGVHDIVAKSLGSSNVYAMIAATFDALSQLSSPKNIAERRGKNINEISTQSIKGQQEVISE
- the rpmC gene encoding 50S ribosomal protein L29, producing the protein MNNLRLSTKELVGQTVEELHKKRILFKKELFNLRFQRTLGELENTSRFSFVKKTIARINTELTIRSKTGE
- the rpsH gene encoding 30S ribosomal protein S8: MSMTDNIADMLTRIRNGQNSKLMSISLPSSKIKCAILDVLKKEGYIKEYTVVKNGNISHIEVDLKYSVNGKPAICEINRVSKPGKRIYSSIDKLKGYYNNMGIYILSTSRGVLSDREAHSQKIGGEVICKVF
- the rplX gene encoding 50S ribosomal protein L24; amino-acid sequence: MIKLKIKKGDEVIVITGKNKGKRGKVLKVFPEQNRAIVSGVNIARKHVKPSKTSEGGIVSKELSIDISNVAHIDPKTGNPTKIAFKFLEDGSKVRVAKKSGEIISKEGK
- the rpsQ gene encoding 30S ribosomal protein S17, with the translated sequence MPRRVLQGVVVSSKTDKTITVKVERRFKHPMYKKIVKVSKKYAAHDPENTYKDGDKVSIVESRPISKTKSWVVLGNMKVSIQ
- the rplR gene encoding 50S ribosomal protein L18 encodes the protein MRSSKLKFETRKVRVRSKISKVSNRIRLSVFKSGKHIYAQVIDDKQSITIASASTLDKEIRQLKKSNCNVGTATKVGELIGERASLKGVQEVVFDKGGYKYHGVVKALADAARKKMNF
- the rplO gene encoding 50S ribosomal protein L15 gives rise to the protein MKLNELSNNFGAKRDKKRVGRGIGSGKGKTCGRGVKGQKSRSGVAIKGFEGGQMPMIKRLPKRGFNCPNSKKYNVVNIADIEFLISESRLSSTEVITKEKLVEVGLIKNSNLLVKLLSVSSGEFNSPLSFQLDAYSASAKKIIEQVGGQIL
- the rpsN gene encoding 30S ribosomal protein S14, with protein sequence MAKVSSIKKNNRRRKMAQSLYNKRAKLRDKIYDKTLSLEERFSLVMVLAKLPRNSAMNRVRNRCELTGRSRGVYSKFGLSRNKLRELGSKGLVPGLIKASW